The Saccharomyces eubayanus strain FM1318 chromosome I, whole genome shotgun sequence sequence TACTTTTAGAATAAAAACGGTATGGGGTCCTCCAATATCCCCGATCATAGAGATATTGGTTCATATTGGACGCAATGACCTTCCATTCTGCCCCCAATATTGGCGGTTTATGCGCTATTACCTCCAACAACAGTTTTATTTTCGCATTTTCATCGAGTTTGCCAACACTGAGAATACCCAGCCCAGCTATGAATAAAAGGAAAGCTAGAAATATCTGCGTAATAAGAACAACAACCTAACCCTCGTTATCGTGGAAGGCTCCTAAATAAACTCAAAACCACGAGTACCACGAAAGGTAAGGATGTTAATAGGAAATGAGTCGCTTCATATATAAAGAGGTAAAGTACGATTTAAAGACGTTCTCGGGAAGAATAATGTCTTCCGAAATTAAAGGTGCATCAGGCTGATCAGGGATACCTCTGTTCAATGTGTCTAGTTTGCGTCGTCATTGGCACCGTCGTTATGAGGCTCCACGTGCAATCCTGTTTGGGGTCCTCAATTGCAAGCAGCTGACTACTGTGGTACCAAGTTTTTGTCTTTAATATAAGTGTTCCAATACGAACAATAGTGGACCCTTTTAAATCTAGTTTTATGAACTCATTTTTAGCAGCATTTTCATCAGCCCATTCTTTTCTGGAAAATCCCGAATAAAAGCGCATAATACAGACGTAACATAAAATATTGGATCGAGATGGGATTAAAAACCTCTGTCCCGTTGGGGCAGCTCGTTACCACAGTCTAACATTATGGAACCTGTAAGCTTACTTGCCGTAATTGAAATTAGCACATAAGAAGATAAGTTATACCTGAGAACTTATTATCAATGTTCTCAATTATACTTGAACCATTGGGTTtcatataaccaatcagagtgtgttttatatacctctcttatataatataagaaagaactgcttattcttagttattacaacttactaaactactaattatcaacagaAAAGAGTTCATTGACCTTGAGGGATTATATTACtctgtaaataaaaaatccGCGTTTGAAATATACATACGAAtccaataataatatgaaATTTCGATTTAAGAACATGACTGAACTCACTGCAGCACAAGACCCAAGCAATTTCTCAGCTTGGCTCAATTGAAGAATCTCAAGACTTAGCTTGAAGAATATACGACCAGACCGAATTATCTAAAATGACGTTGAGTGAATGCGAGGACCGTCAATCAaccaaaaatataataccagcaaaaggaaaaatgaaCCTACTACCGCAAATGCGGGGGACACAGAATACGATTTCACGACTACTTTCCACCAATCCACCGGTGATTCGTACAACGTGGATAAACATGCTATCACGACCACTGATGTTGAAGTAATTGCAGGGAAGCCAATCCTCGAACAATACCCACGGAAAGTGTCAACCCACTGACCGAGAAGTCTCTGATTGACAAATATGCTACGGtcttagaagaagagaatgGAAATACCAATGGCGATTTGGTTTTTCTGTAAGAATATTAATAATCCTTGGACCACCCCATCCAAAACTAGAATATCAGGGACGCTGGAAAACGTAGCAATCAGTATGGGATTGATCGTGTGTGGTGTTCAGATTACCTTTTGGTCATGTAACGCGAGAACAGGAGGTTCTACCGTTTTAGCTTGAGTTGTATCAATAGCAGTAACTATAATTACTGTAGCAATCAATGGAGCAATTAACGGTGGTCCAGATAAGAAAACTACTGCAGCGCAAGCTATTGTGGTGTCATTGAATAGGATGGCCGAAGACACACCTGTAGCCTTGCTCTCTAATGTACTTACTGTTAGGCCACATAAGCCGAAAATAACATTTCTATACACTGTAGCTTGCGTCATATCATTTGTAATGAGTGTAGGTATGTTATATCTCAAGAGGGCACTTTTCCGTGGGTTGCTACGAGTTTTAAACGCGATTCAGCACCATATAGTCACAAAACCGTCCATAATCTAATTCGATCCAGTTTCATGCCCTCTTTTAGCTTTTACATATTCTAGGTTCAGTTCTATGCACAGCCGTCTATGCCATTTGAAGGTATGTTTTATTACCGTTCTTAACACCATTGACtatagaacaaaaaaatatgccACAACACCGTGACGCAATTCCTCTTCGGCCACGATGCTGGATGTAGTGTCTTCCGAGTATAAACCTTGATCATCTTCGGGTAGTATTGTTAAATGAGGGAGGTAACTCTTCCACGATTTCTTAAAACCACTCATTTTTTGCTGCTTTCCCTTAGTTTATTTACAGGTAGAAGGAAGTAAAGAAGCATGTGTTGATATACAGCTTTGATCTTTGGAAAACGGTCTTTATATATAGTAAATGCTCTAATAGCCGCAAGAGTCATGTAGATTATTGGGAATGATTTATCATTCAATTTAGCCTTGTATTTCATATGTCGGCATCCGCAGTGACGTGTATTTGCACAAAAGATAGGTCatttgccaaaaaaaaatcaatacAAAACACACACACCACTACTGAGATTGGCCTGATACTAAATCACGTCCTTTTCTGTTACCGCTTTATTTATCGGCAACACTGCTAGAATTCATCTTAAGAAGATCAATATGCAAATAATATACTTTAAATAGATATGCTGTGATCATATGGATTATCATGATAGCAGCTGAAACTGAATGTTCTTCATGTTCCTCATCAATCCTGCGTTTTATTACAAAAGGAGATATTTGAATCAAACAGACGAGCGAAGTTTGAGCAACGTATGTTAAAAGGAGGTATAGTCCATATTTGTATTTGAACCATCGAGgatgtttctttattgtaTCACAACGAGAGCAGATTATTTTCGTGCACCTTGAAGGTTGCAGGttcctcttctttctaTATGCTCTTTCCATCCATACTAAAAACCCCAGGCGGAAATAATGGCTGAATATGCTATAAACCAATATAAATCGGCCTTGTTTAAAAAGGAAGTAAGTGTACTACTTGGTATCATTGTGCGTCCAAGCATATCCACAATAAAAAACAGTCGCATCGCCTTGGTACTAAATCTTATGAGTAACGGCGGAGGAACTTGGTCCTTAGCGGTGCTACCATCATTGTCGTCGCTTTGCTTGGCACTTTCCATcctattgtttttttgtttttttttaaagatggTACAACTCAAAAACTAAATATGAGACTAGAGgggttctttttttatataagcTCTGAGCAGCGCTTCTgaggaaaaaatttcattatagattatatatgtttttcGTCAAAGATAACTATGCGCTTTCGTTAGTTTCCAGCCTCGTACACTTAACTACCATTATAACCATTTGGCCTCACGTTTTGGTTCTATATCACAGTATCTATCTCTGTGTGCTGTCTTCTTTGGAGAAACTTTCGGCaaagtaaagaaatctTCCATCGCTAAAGATTTCTTCACAGCAGGTTCGAGCAAAGTCAGACTTCTAGagaccttcttctttaagCGCCATTGTCTCAGTTATACTAAAgtgtttgttcttgttcgcTGAGAATGGCTTCTTTCACACTAATGTGAAACCAAGTCAGTATTTCTTATCGTGCAATGATAATCCTTCTGAAAATCGGGGCATAGAGCTGTTAGGTCTGATTCAAATTCGGGTTAATAAAATGGCATTACATGGGTCAATTGTCATATAgttctttgaaatatattTAATACTAATCtcattttgtaattcttgtGCCAAGGTGTATACGTATCTATATTATCCCtaataataagaaacgACTCAAATTTAGTAAAGGAACTGAAGGTTGTTGAGAGAAGACATTGGTACGGTTTCATGTCGTTTGTTGCCTAAACCACATCTATAGGTAGGGTTTAAGTGTGTGATTTTAGGAGGGTCTTTTTCCTATCTTAAAATGGCAGATATTCTAACCATCAGTGGTGGTTGAAAAATAGGTTGTGGCCTTATTCAGTTGGTAATCCTTCGTTGGTGTTAATactcttccaaaaaataacgACAACTGCAGGATTTGAACCTGCGCGGGCAGAGCCCAAAAGATTTCTAATCTTTCGCCTTAACCACTCGGCCAAGTTGCCtcaaattattgaaagtTTCAAGCCTCAAAATGTAGTACCTCAACTATAACTGAGGTACAAATTTACTAGGGCGCGGCTGGAATGAATCATTATGAAACGTACAAGAGATTTGTTAGAACCGTTAGAACAAAACTGAACTGTTGTCCATCTGTATTTTCTTATACGATATCAAAAGGCGACGTAAATTACAAGGCCAGTAATATAAGATTCAAACTGTcatcgaaattaatggaagtCGAAGCGCAAAGATTGATATTGTGATTGGATCAATGAATGGTAACATATAAAAGTGttggaacagaatcattttttaatattatacAAAAATTGCAGATTCCTTTTTCGTGGATTCCcaaatccatgaggagaatctctagtataatctatatacataatattacAACATTAAcaaataatggaatcccaaaaattatcaactaatttccaaatcaatACCTGATAACTTATTAACCATGTTCTGAATTATGTCTGAACGATTGGGTCTCATTTAACCAATCAGCTTTTGTCTCGAGTacattgaagaaagaactgcCTACTCTTAATTATAACtacttactaaactactGATTATCAACATATACAAAGTTGAATCAATGAGGAAAATATCTGGAATAATCCACATACCTAATATCATAACATTGAATAAACATGGGGTCCCAAAATTCACAATCCAAATTTACAGGTCAATAATAAGGAATGGGAATAGGATTCATCCTCCATTCGATCAGCCAAACGTATATAAGAAAGAGACGCTGAAGTTTAGTGGCTACTCGTTTGCAGCCCAATTTACAGCACCATATTATCgcgagaaaaaaaaagttgtcTTGACGTTGGTGTCGCTTTCCAACTTATGGGAGCAAAGGTTGCAGTATCGCTCGTGGCCACAGATGTATACTATGCTTGAGGAAGTGCTCTTTTTATACGATCGCGTTACGCGCTATCTAGTAATACAATGGCTCACTAGATTGAGCCGTAGACATGCATAACTGCACGACTAGGACAGCAACTAGACCAGATACGTATTTGAGATCTGCACATTTCTGAACGTTTTGAAGGTACAGTCAGCAAAAGCCCAGAAGTTTGGCTACTGAGATACTAACACCGCAGAAACAATAACATATACTTCCCCCAGACAGAGATTATACCGAATTCTCCTATGATATCAAACAGCAATAAAGTGAAGTGGGCTGTGACATGGAAGACATTTATCGCGAACTTGGATGCTGCTTAATTCAACGGATACCGCCATTGGATTGGGAGGAATGTGTCCTTGTGTTAGGGTTGAAGAGATCGTCAGTTACTATTCCGACAATACAAAGTACGCACTTTTTTATAGTTGTTACGGCTCAATTATTAGGTACTCGACCTCATTACAGGAGAGGAATGTGCCACTACGGGGGTTTTAGATTCGAAGGGCCAACACTGGAATGATCGTATAATAAGCTCACATACTGATATATTAATCGATGATGTAGCGTATAGACTTTACGCTCAGTTGCAAAGTGCGATGTGTTTTTCAAGCAAATGCGACGGTACAGCCGGCTAGTATCTTTGTCGCATCGGAACACTGAAAATGAGTGTAACAGGCAACCCCATGATACAAAACTTAGCCTGGCAGTTCCCAATTGCGATGAGCCCCCTTTGGCTTTATTCtgtatagatatatatatttgcGGCATTATGGAGCGTTGCtgagattttgaaaaaaaagacccTAAGAGGATTTGATATATTCATTCTAGAAACCGCCAACGTTAAGCCTGTCGCGCCCTATTATAAACACAGGTAAAAGACGAATTCACAGTATAGCCGCCATGCAGTCGGATAATGATGTCAAGCTGGACACGTTGAGTGAACCTAGTGCGCCTTTAATCACGGAGAATGTTGCTCTTCCCAAAGACATCTTCAAGTcctatttttcttatctaTTATACGAATTTGTTCACAACGGTAAACTGTTGATGATTAGTTTCATGATACCTATGGTTCCCATTTTATTGGCTTTGACCTTTCACTACGTTGCCGTTTATATTGTAGCTTCGGTGGTGtgtttctttggtttcatCAATATTATTTGTGTACTAGCATCCCTCTTCGATGCGCCAATCTCTGATAAAGAGTTCAAAATAAAGCTTTTACTGGAGGTAATAGCGCGCAAACCAGCATTAAAGGGCGAAGAATGGAGGACTATTACATATAACACGAATCGATACttgtttgaaaatgatCTATGGAACACTCCATACCATTTCTATAGCGATAAGGAGTGCCACcgttttttcaaagaccTTGTTGAAACAGGAAGACGAGTTGTTGCGTCGGCGGGTCCTTCAACCAACgataataacaatacaCTGTCGGATCCTTCAACCAACGGTACTGACAATACAGAGGATACACCACCAGCCGAGGCTTCGAGCAACACAGCCAAATCGTATACTTATAGTTCTGACCCGATTCTGGAAGCGTATTTTATTAAAGCAGTGGAAGTTGAGCAGCAGGCCCAACGAGACTATTGGAGAAAGCAATATCCGGACGTCGATATGCCTTAGAGTATGTAAAGTTATATATCCAACGTAAAAAAGACAAGCGATTATCGCCAATCACGTGCATGCCTAGTCAAGCCAAAGCACGCCGTACAGCCGTAGGATAACAAACAACAGAAATAAGCTGAAACCAGGTCAACCAAATCGAAACAATACCCGGGTGGTAACGCCTTCACCGTATCTATATGACGATGTATTTCGCAAGGCTATCCGACTAGGTATTATGCTTTGCGATGCCACGGCGGCAAACGCGGTACCCGGACCAAGATATAACAGTCGTCCATCATTACCATTATACACAGTATTGTTAGATGACATACATCACGAGACCAGTAACCCAAGATTCAAACCGAAGCGCAAGCACGGAGCGGAATTATACAAAAGAAGGAACAAAACCATTTATGACATCATGCAAAACTGCTAATCTCCTCTTGCGAAATCGCTAAAGAGAGTATCcagtataatctatatgTACGTAATATAATAAcataaagaaacaatggagttccagaaaatatcatcaaattttaaagatcAATCATCAATGTAATACCGAGGTATGGGTTCGCGCATCTCCCCAACTTTTCTCAAGCTGCTTGGGTCATCGCCCCGTCCGCCCGAGATCATGTGCGTCCGCCCGCCCGCCCGGGAGATGACCTCGGCGGCAAAGTGCGCGCACGTATATATACAGCGGCAAGCGCACAACTACAAATACAAGAACCCCCCCTAACACAAGCAAACACCACCAATACCCCCCACAACATGCCCCCCACCCCCAAGCTGCAAAGACTACCCGTCCCGCCGCTACAGGACACACTCAACCGCTACCTGGAAC is a genomic window containing:
- a CDS encoding DUP/COS family protein — protein: MQSDNDVKLDTLSEPSAPLITENVALPKDIFKSYFSYLLYEFVHNGKLLMISFMIPMVPILLALTFHYVAVYIVASVVCFFGFINIICVLASLFDAPISDKEFKIKLLLEVIARKPALKGEEWRTITYNTNRYLFENDLWNTPYHFYSDKECHRFFKDLVETGRRVVASAGPSTNDNNNTLSDPSTNGTDNTEDTPPAEASSNTAKSYTYSSDPILEAYFIKAVEVEQQAQRDYWRKQYPDVDMP